One genomic segment of bacterium includes these proteins:
- a CDS encoding adenine phosphoribosyltransferase, producing MSPTKNLLSLVRDVPDFPTPGVVFKDITPLLQNPDALRVSVDLLSEPFQGAGVDLVVGIESRGFIFGPAVALRLGAGFGLARKKGKLPWQTVSESYQLEYGSEEIEMHRDTVQQDQRVLLIDDVIATGGTAAATTRLVRSMGGKVLGASFLIELSFLEGRKALNGTEIRSVLTY from the coding sequence ATGAGTCCGACAAAAAATCTGCTGAGCCTCGTTCGCGACGTACCCGATTTTCCGACGCCAGGGGTGGTTTTCAAGGACATCACCCCACTCCTGCAGAATCCAGATGCTCTGCGGGTATCGGTTGATCTGCTCTCTGAACCGTTCCAGGGCGCCGGTGTCGATCTGGTGGTCGGCATCGAGTCTCGCGGTTTTATTTTCGGCCCGGCCGTCGCGCTTCGCCTGGGAGCGGGCTTTGGCCTGGCGCGCAAAAAGGGCAAGCTGCCCTGGCAGACCGTTTCCGAGAGCTATCAACTGGAATACGGTTCCGAAGAAATCGAGATGCATCGCGACACGGTGCAACAGGATCAGCGCGTTCTGCTCATCGACGACGTGATCGCCACCGGAGGCACCGCCGCAGCCACCACTCGTCTCGTGCGTTCGATGGGCGGCAAGGTACTCGGGGCGAGCTTCTTGATCGAGTTGAGCTTCCTCGAAGGGCGCAAGGCGCTCAATGGTACCGAGATTCGATCGGTTCTGACTTACTGA